In one window of Methanoculleus chikugoensis DNA:
- a CDS encoding glycosyltransferase family 2 protein — protein sequence MYDKDPVRARPPAHLEGWFAEETTVPLPQYLDAERDRWIDRHIPRSIGQESVIDVPALRCEVQEQVNPLRTPAVPGNRRVVSETTEGSALVSRRASRMRTLAAVPCFDEEVAIGSVVLRARQHVDEVLVIDDGCTDNTAKVARDAGATVISHGTQKGKGQGIKSALKYAVDHDYDCLVFMDGDGQHDPGEIPLLVEQIRADAADLVIGFRTFAQMPLYRRFGRAVLDVVSSNGSAITDSQCGFRALNRKSMESMIGTLRMDDFSTESEMLRIAQERRLRIGETPINCRYGDFDTSTKNPLSHGVEVLGSIFWLAVERKPLLHIGLPGIVAMFAGIFFFLQFLRGFSETGLVPIEQGMLASLFLIPGTVALMLGLALALAARMRK from the coding sequence ATGTACGACAAGGATCCGGTTCGGGCGAGGCCACCCGCTCACCTCGAGGGGTGGTTCGCCGAAGAAACAACTGTGCCGTTGCCGCAGTACCTAGATGCAGAGAGAGACAGATGGATCGACCGCCATATCCCCCGGAGCATCGGGCAGGAGAGCGTGATAGACGTCCCGGCCCTCCGCTGTGAGGTCCAGGAGCAGGTCAACCCCCTGAGGACGCCCGCGGTTCCGGGGAACCGGCGGGTGGTGAGCGAAACCACCGAAGGTTCCGCCCTTGTGTCCCGGCGGGCGAGCAGGATGCGGACGCTTGCGGCGGTCCCCTGCTTCGACGAAGAGGTCGCGATCGGCTCCGTCGTCCTGCGGGCCCGGCAGCACGTCGACGAAGTCCTGGTGATAGACGACGGGTGCACGGACAACACCGCGAAGGTTGCCCGGGATGCAGGGGCGACCGTCATCTCTCACGGGACCCAGAAGGGGAAAGGACAGGGGATCAAGAGCGCTCTTAAGTATGCGGTCGATCACGACTACGACTGCCTGGTCTTCATGGACGGGGACGGCCAGCACGACCCCGGGGAGATACCTCTCCTGGTCGAGCAGATCCGCGCCGATGCCGCCGATCTCGTCATCGGATTTCGGACCTTCGCCCAGATGCCGCTTTACCGGCGGTTCGGCCGGGCGGTGCTTGATGTCGTCTCCAGCAACGGAAGTGCGATAACCGACTCGCAGTGCGGCTTTCGGGCGCTGAACAGAAAGAGCATGGAATCGATGATCGGAACGCTTCGGATGGACGATTTTTCGACCGAATCGGAGATGCTCAGGATCGCCCAGGAGAGGCGCTTGCGTATCGGAGAGACGCCGATAAACTGCAGATACGGCGATTTCGATACATCCACAAAGAACCCCCTTTCTCATGGAGTGGAGGTGCTCGGATCGATATTCTGGCTTGCCGTGGAGAGAAAGCCACTTCTCCACATCGGCCTGCCCGGGATTGTCGCGATGTTTGCCGGGATTTTCTTCTTCCTTCAGTTCCTCCGGGGATTCAGCGAGACCGGCCTCGTCCCGATCGAACAGGGCATGCTTGCATCGCTCTTCCTGATCCCGGGAACCGTCGCACTCATGCTTGGCCTGGCGCTTGCCCTCGCTGCAAGGATGCGGAAGTGA
- the wecB gene encoding non-hydrolyzing UDP-N-acetylglucosamine 2-epimerase, protein MIGVVLGTRPEIIKMSPIIRECERRGIDYFILHTGQHYSYEMDRLFFEELELPDPDYSLDVGSGTHAGQTAKIMTGVEDVLVKEAPDVVLVQGDTNTVMAGALAASKLHMRVGHVEAGLRSFNRWMPEEINRVLTDHISDYLFAPTESARDNLLHEGIAEQKICVTGNTVVDAVYQNLGIAQKKSNVLKELDLEPREYFLVTAHRQENVDNRTRLKEILKGLEGVQREFSLPVVFPVHPRTEKRIKELGIGVDGLNLTKPFGFLEFLQLESQAKLVLTDSGGVQEETCVLGVPCATMRYDTERPETLDVGSNVLVGADSKKILEAVRSIESWKCGWKNPYGDGIAGKMIVMVCAAARSR, encoded by the coding sequence ATGATTGGAGTGGTACTCGGCACGCGGCCGGAGATCATCAAGATGTCCCCCATCATCAGGGAGTGCGAACGCAGGGGTATCGACTATTTCATCCTCCATACCGGGCAGCACTACTCCTACGAGATGGACCGGCTCTTTTTTGAGGAACTCGAACTCCCCGACCCGGACTACAGCCTCGACGTGGGTTCCGGCACCCATGCCGGCCAGACGGCAAAGATCATGACCGGCGTCGAGGACGTCCTCGTAAAGGAGGCTCCCGACGTCGTCCTGGTGCAGGGGGACACGAACACCGTCATGGCCGGGGCTCTCGCGGCGTCGAAACTGCATATGCGGGTGGGGCATGTCGAAGCGGGGCTCCGGAGTTTCAACCGCTGGATGCCGGAAGAGATCAACCGGGTGCTCACCGACCATATCTCAGATTACCTCTTCGCCCCGACGGAGAGCGCGAGAGACAATCTCCTCCATGAGGGGATCGCCGAGCAAAAGATCTGCGTGACCGGCAACACCGTCGTCGATGCGGTATACCAGAACCTCGGCATAGCGCAGAAGAAGAGCAACGTGTTGAAAGAACTCGACCTCGAACCCCGTGAATACTTCCTCGTCACCGCCCATCGGCAGGAGAACGTGGACAACCGGACCCGGCTCAAAGAGATCTTAAAAGGGCTAGAAGGGGTGCAGAGGGAGTTCTCCCTCCCGGTCGTCTTCCCCGTCCACCCACGGACCGAGAAGCGGATCAAGGAACTGGGTATCGGCGTCGACGGGCTGAACCTCACCAAACCCTTCGGGTTCCTGGAGTTCCTGCAGCTGGAGTCGCAAGCAAAACTCGTGCTGACCGACTCCGGCGGCGTCCAGGAAGAGACCTGTGTTCTCGGCGTTCCCTGCGCCACGATGCGGTACGACACGGAGCGGCCCGAGACGCTGGACGTCGGATCGAACGTCCTGGTCGGTGCCGACTCAAAAAAGATACTCGAAGCGGTTCGTTCCATAGAATCCTGGAAATGCGGGTGGAAGAACCCCTACGGCGATGGTATCGCCGGAAAAATGATTGTCATGGTCTGTGCAGCCGCACGGTCCCGATGA
- a CDS encoding nucleotide sugar dehydrogenase yields MKICVLGLGYIGLPTALLFAAHGADVVGVDVKQSVVDCLNRGSLPFTEPGLDDLYGEAKSRFLVRTGPEAADVFLIAVPTPLDPATKVSNLAYVKSAADMIAPHLRRGNLVVLESTVPPGTSERVIIPRLEKSGVAVGDFLYAHCPERAIPGRTLSEMTGNNRIIGGYDRDSTDRATAIYRTFVRGQIYQTDARTAEFVKLMENTCRDVNIALANEFAQLAEECRINVWEAITLANKHPRVTVLNPGPGVGGHCIAVDPWFLTENSTRCRMVSTAREINDSMPNYVLHIARGLLAGIRDPTISILGVAYKGNVGDTRESPAFKFLQLAENEGYAVRCHDPYAAEFAHPLMDLPKATAGSDCIVILTDHDCFRRLDPATLQVRTKLVIDARNILDHEKWSDQGFAVRVLGDGSSVQQTVPGEIAAPAGLYPASVARPIAPPSPPSISLLSPNGREGFL; encoded by the coding sequence ATGAAGATCTGCGTACTGGGATTAGGATACATAGGATTGCCGACTGCACTGTTGTTTGCGGCTCACGGGGCGGATGTTGTAGGCGTCGACGTGAAGCAGAGCGTGGTGGATTGCCTGAACCGCGGGAGCCTGCCGTTCACGGAGCCGGGGCTTGACGACCTTTATGGCGAGGCTAAAAGCCGGTTCCTCGTCAGAACCGGACCGGAGGCCGCGGACGTCTTCCTGATTGCCGTGCCGACACCCCTGGATCCGGCAACGAAAGTCTCCAACCTCGCCTACGTCAAGAGCGCCGCCGACATGATCGCCCCCCATCTTCGCAGAGGGAACCTGGTCGTCCTTGAATCGACCGTCCCTCCCGGCACCAGCGAACGGGTCATCATCCCGAGACTCGAGAAGAGCGGCGTTGCCGTCGGGGACTTCCTCTACGCCCACTGCCCTGAGCGGGCGATACCCGGGCGAACCCTCTCCGAGATGACGGGCAACAACCGCATCATCGGCGGCTACGACCGGGACTCCACCGACCGGGCGACCGCGATCTACCGGACATTCGTCCGCGGGCAGATCTACCAGACCGATGCGAGGACGGCGGAGTTCGTCAAGTTAATGGAGAACACCTGCCGCGACGTGAACATCGCGCTCGCAAACGAGTTCGCCCAGCTCGCGGAAGAGTGCAGGATCAACGTCTGGGAGGCCATCACCCTCGCAAACAAGCACCCCCGGGTCACCGTCCTCAACCCCGGCCCGGGTGTCGGAGGGCACTGCATCGCCGTCGACCCCTGGTTCCTGACCGAGAACTCGACTCGGTGCAGGATGGTCTCGACCGCACGGGAGATCAACGACTCCATGCCGAACTACGTGCTGCATATCGCACGCGGCCTGCTCGCCGGCATCCGGGATCCGACGATCAGCATCCTCGGCGTCGCCTACAAGGGCAACGTCGGCGATACCAGGGAGAGCCCGGCGTTCAAGTTCCTCCAGCTCGCCGAGAACGAAGGATATGCCGTCCGGTGCCACGACCCGTATGCGGCGGAGTTCGCGCATCCTCTCATGGACCTCCCAAAAGCGACCGCAGGGAGCGACTGTATCGTCATTCTCACCGATCACGACTGCTTCCGGAGACTCGATCCGGCAACGCTCCAGGTGAGGACGAAACTCGTCATAGATGCCCGGAACATCCTCGACCACGAGAAGTGGTCCGACCAGGGCTTTGCCGTCCGCGTGCTGGGCGACGGTTCATCGGTGCAGCAGACGGTTCCGGGTGAGATCGCGGCCCCGGCAGGGCTGTACCCTGCAAGCGTTGCGCGGCCGATTGCACCGCCATCGCCGCCGTCCATATCCCTGCTCTCTCCGAACGGGCGGGAGGGCTTCCTTTAG
- a CDS encoding glycosyltransferase family 4 protein, with translation MKQVCIVSQHFPPEKSGNASRIYDTAAHLAKLGIGVTVLAPHPTFPTGSFPRTWKRSDVQEVDGIRVVRLWTWQPGSGDPGFASRMAYYLSFPVHAALWLLFTRIRFDAIMTSAPPLFTGIPGYVLKRTSRVKWILDIRDLWIDASIGLGFLREGSLYERLSRRFEQACLDQADLVGVTTEELGRRISLRYRVTAPMELLPNGVNTEFFRPTDGGKKRQIIYAGNVGHAQDLDKVALAVKSMNGTYNLKFVIVGDGDTRKSLEGLVKAESLTDSVIFTGILPREEIPRLLSESLVGVAPLKRLVNLEYAAPTKAYEYMACGIPFVGCGNGEIAHLAKESGAGVIAENTPEAIAATLSKLLDDPEKMEEMGRRGREYVAKHYDRRSVALKLKHYIERMAWTGV, from the coding sequence ATGAAACAGGTATGCATCGTATCGCAACACTTTCCGCCGGAGAAATCGGGAAACGCGTCACGGATCTACGACACCGCCGCGCACCTTGCAAAACTGGGTATCGGCGTGACCGTGCTTGCGCCGCACCCCACGTTCCCCACCGGCTCGTTCCCCCGTACATGGAAGCGCTCTGACGTGCAGGAAGTCGACGGGATCCGGGTCGTCCGCCTCTGGACCTGGCAGCCGGGCTCCGGGGATCCGGGGTTTGCAAGCAGGATGGCCTACTATCTCTCCTTTCCCGTCCACGCCGCACTCTGGCTCCTCTTCACCCGGATCCGGTTCGACGCAATCATGACGTCGGCGCCGCCGCTCTTCACCGGGATCCCGGGGTACGTCCTGAAACGGACGTCACGGGTGAAGTGGATCCTCGATATCCGCGATCTCTGGATCGATGCGTCGATAGGCCTCGGGTTCCTCAGGGAAGGAAGCCTCTACGAGAGGCTGAGCCGGAGGTTCGAACAGGCGTGTCTTGACCAGGCGGATCTCGTCGGGGTCACGACGGAGGAACTCGGGCGGAGGATCTCGTTGCGCTACCGGGTTACGGCCCCCATGGAACTGCTGCCGAACGGCGTCAATACCGAGTTCTTCCGCCCCACGGACGGCGGAAAGAAGCGGCAGATCATCTACGCCGGCAACGTCGGGCACGCCCAGGATCTCGACAAGGTGGCTCTCGCCGTCAAGTCGATGAACGGCACCTACAACCTGAAGTTCGTCATCGTCGGGGACGGCGACACGCGGAAGAGCCTCGAAGGGCTGGTGAAGGCGGAGAGCCTGACCGACTCCGTCATCTTCACGGGCATCCTTCCGCGCGAGGAGATCCCGCGGCTGCTCTCCGAATCGCTTGTGGGGGTGGCGCCCTTAAAGAGGCTCGTGAACCTCGAATACGCGGCGCCCACCAAGGCCTACGAGTACATGGCCTGCGGGATACCCTTCGTCGGCTGCGGAAACGGCGAGATCGCCCATCTCGCGAAGGAGTCGGGTGCGGGGGTCATCGCCGAGAACACGCCGGAGGCGATCGCCGCGACGCTCTCGAAGCTCCTCGACGACCCCGAGAAGATGGAGGAGATGGGACGCCGGGGCCGGGAGTACGTCGCAAAGCACTACGACCGGCGATCGGTCGCCCTGAAACTGAAGCACTATATCGAGAGGATGGCATGGACGGGCGTGTGA
- a CDS encoding prenyltransferase/squalene oxidase repeat-containing protein: protein MDGRVRALLSRVTGEVRDLAVVDGETAYIRDPVFPVIRNRVNAEVAKTMLRLGGDPLVGPILNYAAGCQNPDGSWNEVHVNYNEPSALITAFIGDAFLEAADRYPHEEELRKARDYVLAAERSPGCFLKSRGYTADHLNVDASCGAFLAWYAERYDDEEARAAALRAAENVVRHQRPDGVYPYAVDKGTYPFVFDLPCVHYQGVTTYYLAKANDVLRDERIDESIAGGVRWLAAAQRPDGRFDWSKSGLSFAYHLSGAYAFALASFVYASRTDGRYREHADRCLERLERDVPGLAPRWEPGSWPGLVPSFATAAKAASLGDYPLRHRAFRFGYGVYREIARRRYGRTAETRSFEALCRLLRIRSSTVEPSNNFPDLFMTSEVLDCLSQSGVWENHA from the coding sequence ATGGACGGGCGTGTGAGAGCGCTTCTCTCCCGGGTTACCGGGGAGGTCCGGGACCTCGCCGTCGTCGACGGCGAGACTGCGTACATCCGCGACCCGGTCTTTCCGGTCATCCGGAACCGCGTGAACGCCGAAGTCGCAAAAACGATGCTCCGTCTGGGGGGCGACCCGCTCGTGGGCCCGATCCTGAACTACGCCGCGGGGTGCCAGAACCCAGACGGGTCCTGGAACGAGGTTCACGTCAACTACAACGAGCCTTCGGCCCTGATCACGGCATTCATCGGCGACGCGTTCCTGGAGGCGGCGGATCGATATCCGCACGAAGAAGAACTCCGAAAAGCCCGGGACTACGTCCTCGCCGCCGAGAGGAGCCCGGGATGTTTCCTGAAGTCCCGGGGCTACACCGCCGACCACCTGAACGTCGACGCCTCCTGCGGGGCGTTCCTTGCCTGGTATGCGGAGCGCTACGACGATGAGGAAGCCCGTGCGGCCGCGCTGCGGGCGGCGGAGAACGTCGTCCGCCACCAGCGCCCCGACGGCGTCTACCCCTACGCGGTCGATAAGGGGACCTATCCTTTCGTCTTCGACCTCCCCTGCGTGCACTACCAGGGGGTGACGACCTACTACCTCGCAAAGGCAAACGACGTCCTGCGCGACGAGCGTATCGACGAGAGCATCGCAGGAGGCGTGCGGTGGCTCGCGGCCGCCCAACGCCCCGACGGGCGGTTCGATTGGTCGAAGAGCGGCCTCTCCTTCGCCTACCACCTCTCCGGGGCGTATGCATTCGCCCTGGCCTCGTTCGTCTACGCCTCGCGGACGGACGGGCGGTACCGGGAGCACGCCGACCGCTGCCTCGAACGGCTCGAGCGGGACGTACCGGGGCTCGCCCCCCGGTGGGAGCCCGGCTCCTGGCCTGGTCTCGTCCCGTCCTTCGCCACGGCGGCGAAGGCGGCGTCGCTCGGGGACTACCCGCTGCGGCACCGGGCGTTCCGGTTCGGCTACGGCGTGTACCGCGAGATCGCCCGGCGGCGGTACGGCAGAACCGCGGAGACGCGGTCGTTCGAGGCTCTCTGCCGACTGCTCCGGATCCGGTCGTCGACCGTGGAACCGTCGAATAACTTCCCCGATCTCTTCATGACCTCGGAGGTGCTCGACTGTCTCAGCCAGTCGGGAGTATGGGAGAACCACGCATGA
- a CDS encoding bi-domain-containing oxidoreductase: protein MKQVLLDLHSGSIQVENVPVPAVTRGVVVENAYSLISAGTESSLINLAQQSLVGKAKARPDDVKKVLQKIGTDGLLPAYRQAMSRLSKPEPLGYSSAGTVVTTASDEFEVGDRVACAGAGYAVHAEYVSVPKNLCVRIPDGVGFREAAFTTVGAIAMHGARNANVAVGENVAVIGLGLIGLLTVQILKAAGCRVIGIDIDPEKLALAADLGADVVSNYDGLFERVRAFSPFGADAVIITAATKSSAPIEAAGRLVRDRGRVVVVGNVGMNVPRDVFYEKEAEVVVSRSYGPGRYDRNYEERGIDYPIYVRWTEKRNMEAFLELVRQKKIDLDRLITHTFPLDEAPGAYDLINTGKERFIGVLLQYSPNGSGASGTVVRFPQPGARKRKAPAAARTLGCIGAGVHAQSALYPHLSALPVNLGGLATATGLSAQTVAKKYGFAYCTTDYRRILDDPDIDAVMIATRNDLHAPMAIEALRAGKDVFVEKPLATDIDSLRRIVEARNESGRRLMVGFNRRHSPLAVKMKEFFKNRATPAVLHYRVNAGQIPPEHWVHDDEQGGGMLISECCHFIDFMQYITGARPVQVVARAIEPTGTLRKYDNFQATLTFDDGSLGTVTYTTLGDRSYPKETVEVFAGNAVGRITDFRDLELRREGKASREKRWLTQEKGFAEELLAFVKGEEPDFAGSVATTLATFAAWESIDTGATQEIDLGRVGL from the coding sequence ATGAAACAGGTATTGCTCGACCTGCATTCAGGGTCCATCCAGGTGGAGAACGTTCCCGTTCCCGCCGTCACGAGGGGGGTCGTCGTCGAGAACGCCTACTCCCTCATCAGCGCCGGCACCGAGTCGTCGCTGATCAATCTCGCACAGCAGTCGCTCGTCGGCAAGGCGAAGGCACGCCCCGACGACGTCAAGAAAGTCCTCCAGAAGATCGGGACGGACGGCCTCCTCCCGGCCTACCGGCAGGCGATGAGCCGTCTCTCCAAACCCGAACCGCTCGGCTACAGCTCTGCGGGCACGGTGGTGACGACGGCGTCCGACGAGTTCGAGGTCGGCGACCGCGTCGCCTGTGCCGGAGCCGGGTATGCGGTGCATGCCGAATACGTCTCGGTTCCAAAGAATCTCTGCGTCAGGATCCCCGACGGCGTCGGGTTCCGGGAGGCGGCGTTCACGACCGTGGGAGCGATCGCGATGCACGGTGCGAGAAACGCGAACGTCGCCGTGGGCGAGAACGTCGCGGTGATCGGGCTCGGGCTGATCGGGCTCCTCACCGTCCAGATCCTCAAAGCCGCGGGGTGCCGGGTGATCGGGATCGATATCGACCCCGAGAAACTCGCGCTCGCGGCGGATCTCGGCGCTGACGTCGTCTCGAACTACGACGGCCTCTTCGAGCGGGTGCGGGCGTTCTCGCCGTTCGGGGCGGACGCGGTCATCATCACCGCGGCCACTAAATCAAGCGCACCCATCGAGGCCGCCGGCCGCCTGGTCAGGGACAGGGGCAGGGTCGTGGTCGTCGGGAACGTCGGCATGAACGTGCCCCGGGACGTCTTCTACGAGAAAGAGGCGGAGGTCGTCGTCTCCCGGTCGTACGGTCCCGGCCGCTACGACAGGAACTACGAGGAGCGGGGGATCGACTACCCGATCTACGTCCGGTGGACGGAGAAGAGGAACATGGAGGCGTTCCTCGAACTGGTGCGGCAGAAGAAGATCGACCTCGACCGCCTGATCACCCACACCTTCCCGCTCGATGAGGCGCCGGGGGCCTATGACCTCATCAACACCGGAAAGGAACGGTTCATCGGGGTTCTCCTGCAGTACAGCCCGAACGGTTCGGGCGCCTCCGGCACCGTCGTCCGCTTCCCACAGCCCGGCGCACGGAAGCGCAAGGCTCCGGCCGCGGCCCGGACGCTCGGGTGCATCGGCGCCGGGGTCCACGCCCAGAGCGCCCTCTACCCGCACCTCTCCGCCCTCCCGGTGAACCTCGGGGGGCTTGCGACCGCGACGGGACTCTCGGCGCAGACGGTCGCGAAGAAGTACGGGTTCGCCTACTGCACCACCGACTACCGGAGGATCCTCGACGACCCCGATATCGACGCAGTGATGATCGCGACGAGAAACGACCTGCATGCGCCGATGGCAATCGAGGCGCTGCGCGCCGGAAAAGACGTCTTCGTGGAAAAACCGCTCGCGACCGATATCGACAGCCTCCGCCGGATCGTCGAGGCCAGAAACGAGTCCGGGCGGCGGCTGATGGTCGGGTTCAATCGCCGCCACTCCCCGCTTGCCGTGAAGATGAAGGAGTTCTTCAAAAACCGGGCAACCCCCGCCGTCCTGCACTACCGGGTCAACGCCGGGCAGATCCCGCCCGAACACTGGGTGCACGACGACGAGCAGGGCGGCGGGATGCTGATCTCGGAGTGCTGCCACTTCATCGACTTCATGCAGTACATCACCGGGGCACGGCCGGTCCAGGTCGTTGCCCGGGCGATCGAGCCGACCGGGACGCTCCGGAAGTACGACAACTTCCAGGCGACCCTGACGTTCGACGACGGGTCGCTCGGCACCGTCACCTACACGACGCTCGGGGATCGCTCCTACCCCAAAGAGACGGTCGAGGTCTTCGCCGGCAACGCTGTCGGGAGGATCACCGACTTCCGCGACCTCGAACTCCGGCGGGAGGGGAAGGCATCGCGGGAGAAGCGGTGGCTCACCCAGGAGAAGGGGTTTGCCGAGGAACTCCTGGCGTTCGTGAAGGGCGAGGAGCCGGACTTCGCCGGAAGCGTCGCGACGACGCTCGCGACGTTTGCGGCATGGGAGTCGATCGACACCGGGGCGACGCAGGAGATCGATCTCGGGCGGGTCGGGTTGTGA
- a CDS encoding archaeosine biosynthesis radical SAM protein RaSEA, translated as MPGTGGIIILDRAVPDSSSSAEAFTGHSSENDILNEIRALAGGLRKQNGKVPQDLDFTIPIGWEERIGHLDDQPIRRLIIFLRSTGCEWVEKTGGCTMCGFYCATSRGREVSADEYIAQFEHVMDAVDLGDYPIVSIYNDGNIFNEREMPVAAIEKICSYIDDYRTIKKVVVESRIDYSPDEHVAKMKKALNGRQLEVAFGFESANAQVMNLCINKGFSANNFDLFHSRMRGMGVLTKPLLLVKPPFLTEGEAIDDILQTISYCISRGIDYVDLEVTTVEKNTVVHELWKNDLYRPPWLWTLVELLQQCRERFGDRAHVYVSPWNYSVESLDWARNCGKCDAGITEAIQRYNSHFDMAEFDGLDCSCREEWHDAVMAGDPRTIPERIREQLAYIRNTRISSL; from the coding sequence ATACCCGGAACAGGGGGGATAATTATTCTAGATAGGGCCGTACCTGATAGCAGTAGCAGCGCAGAGGCCTTCACGGGTCATTCATCGGAGAATGATATTCTAAACGAGATCCGGGCACTGGCCGGCGGGCTGCGCAAACAGAATGGAAAGGTTCCGCAAGACCTCGATTTTACGATTCCTATCGGGTGGGAGGAGCGGATTGGACATCTCGACGATCAACCCATCAGGCGGCTGATCATCTTCCTCCGGTCCACGGGGTGCGAGTGGGTCGAGAAGACGGGAGGGTGTACCATGTGCGGTTTTTACTGTGCAACTTCCCGGGGCAGAGAGGTATCGGCTGACGAATACATTGCGCAGTTCGAGCACGTGATGGACGCCGTCGATCTCGGTGATTACCCGATCGTCTCGATATACAACGACGGTAACATCTTTAACGAGCGAGAGATGCCGGTTGCCGCCATCGAGAAGATCTGCTCGTACATCGACGACTATCGAACCATCAAGAAGGTGGTCGTCGAGTCGAGGATCGATTATTCCCCCGACGAGCACGTGGCAAAGATGAAGAAAGCCTTAAACGGGCGGCAGCTCGAGGTGGCGTTCGGGTTCGAGTCTGCAAACGCCCAGGTGATGAACCTCTGCATCAACAAGGGGTTTTCGGCGAACAACTTCGATCTCTTCCATTCAAGGATGCGGGGAATGGGCGTGCTGACGAAACCGCTCCTCCTGGTAAAACCGCCGTTCCTCACTGAAGGAGAAGCGATAGACGACATCCTGCAGACCATCTCCTACTGCATCTCCCGCGGGATCGACTACGTCGACCTCGAGGTGACGACGGTCGAGAAGAACACCGTCGTGCACGAACTCTGGAAGAACGACCTCTACCGCCCGCCGTGGCTCTGGACGCTCGTCGAACTCCTGCAGCAGTGCCGGGAACGGTTCGGGGACCGTGCCCACGTCTACGTCAGCCCCTGGAACTACTCGGTCGAGTCGCTCGACTGGGCCCGGAACTGCGGGAAGTGCGATGCCGGGATCACCGAAGCCATCCAGCGCTACAACTCCCATTTCGACATGGCGGAGTTCGACGGTCTGGACTGCTCGTGCCGGGAGGAGTGGCATGATGCTGTTATGGCAGGAGACCCCCGCACGATCCCGGAGCGGATCCGCGAACAGCTGGCGTATATCCGGAATACCCGGATTTCGTCTCTGTAA
- a CDS encoding phenylacetate--CoA ligase family protein, with protein MIRLGERICGRESFTAKALGLLPAYNVYRKTYAFLRESQGWSREELAAYQARALSRLLDHAYRNVPYYRRVFQERGLVPEDIRTPDDLALLPILTREDLQANLPDLKARNYPESAFEYVTTGGSTGIPVGFYYEKGVSRAREWAFMKTQWDRVGYRFTDRCVVLRGYIIGSAKNGVYWKKTLGGRWLLMSSHHMTEETLPAYIDRIRRFKPRFIQGYPSTAVILARYMREHGIEPISTVKAVLCGSENLYPWQRDLLTEVFGCRVFSWYGNSEQTVLAGECEESTHYHIFPEYGIVELIGRDGRPVRGPGAMGEVVTTNLTNFVCPLIRYRTMDLATAAGGACSCGRAYPILERVEGRVQDFIVTDKGELLSGIAMNIDTDAFDNVKQFQFYQEKVGEVILNIVRKPAFSKQDAEYLYREVSRSCGDDVRITIRYVDNIPLTARGKYRYFVQGLPIHFSDREGGIVEHVSHDLLA; from the coding sequence ATGATTCGTCTGGGAGAGAGGATCTGCGGCAGAGAATCGTTCACTGCAAAAGCTCTCGGGCTTCTCCCGGCCTATAACGTCTATCGAAAGACCTACGCTTTCCTCCGGGAGTCCCAGGGGTGGAGCCGGGAAGAGCTCGCGGCCTACCAGGCCCGGGCGCTCTCGCGGCTGCTCGACCACGCCTACAGGAATGTCCCCTACTACCGGAGGGTCTTTCAGGAGCGCGGCCTTGTCCCGGAAGACATCCGGACTCCCGACGACCTGGCGCTCCTCCCGATCCTGACCCGGGAGGATCTCCAGGCCAACCTCCCGGACCTGAAGGCCCGGAACTACCCCGAGTCCGCCTTCGAGTACGTCACCACCGGCGGCTCCACTGGGATCCCGGTCGGGTTCTACTACGAGAAAGGGGTCTCCCGCGCCCGGGAGTGGGCGTTCATGAAGACCCAGTGGGACCGCGTCGGCTACCGATTCACCGACCGCTGCGTCGTCCTCCGGGGCTACATCATCGGGTCGGCAAAAAACGGTGTCTACTGGAAGAAGACCCTCGGCGGCCGGTGGCTGCTGATGTCTTCCCACCACATGACCGAGGAGACCCTGCCCGCCTACATCGACCGGATCCGGAGGTTCAAACCCCGCTTCATCCAGGGATACCCCTCCACGGCCGTGATACTCGCCCGGTATATGCGGGAGCACGGCATCGAGCCCATCTCGACCGTCAAGGCCGTCCTCTGCGGGTCGGAGAACCTCTACCCCTGGCAGCGCGACCTCCTCACCGAGGTCTTCGGGTGCCGGGTCTTCTCCTGGTACGGCAACTCCGAGCAGACGGTGCTCGCCGGCGAGTGCGAGGAGAGCACCCACTACCACATCTTCCCCGAATACGGGATCGTCGAACTGATCGGACGGGACGGACGGCCCGTCCGGGGCCCGGGGGCGATGGGCGAGGTGGTCACGACCAACCTCACCAACTTCGTCTGCCCCCTCATCCGCTACCGCACCATGGACCTTGCCACGGCGGCCGGAGGGGCCTGTTCCTGCGGCCGTGCCTACCCGATACTCGAGCGCGTGGAAGGAAGGGTTCAGGACTTCATTGTGACGGACAAAGGCGAACTCCTCTCCGGGATCGCCATGAACATCGATACCGATGCGTTCGACAACGTTAAACAATTTCAGTTCTACCAGGAGAAGGTCGGGGAAGTCATACTGAATATCGTGAGAAAACCGGCGTTCAGCAAGCAGGACGCGGAGTATCTCTACCGGGAGGTGAGCAGGAGTTGCGGCGACGACGTCCGTATCACCATCAGGTACGTCGACAACATACCGCTCACCGCCCGCGGCAAGTACCGTTACTTCGTTCAGGGCCTGCCGATACACTTCAGCGACCGCGAAGGGGGGATTGTCGAACATGTCTCCCACGACCTGCTCGCCTGA